The nucleotide sequence GTTAGGTATTTAGGTATTACAGTGATTTTCAGATGGGTAAACCACAATTTTTGGGCGTCGGGTACCGGGTGCCGGGTGTGGCGAAGTCAGTTAATAATCGCTGTAAGAATTGAGAGTTGAGAATTCATAGCTCCTTTCCCTCTGACACGATCATGGAAATCTTAATTGTTGAAGATGAGGCAGAAATCGCCCAACTGATCCAACTCTATCTGGAGAAAGAAGGGTTTACCTGCCATGTTTGTCGGGATGGCATTAATGCTCTGCAAATGTTTCAAGAGCAGAAGCCCGATCTGATCATCCTGGATTTGATGATCCCGGGACTGGATGGGCTGGAAGTGTGTGCCCGAATTCGGCAAAAACCGGGGACTAAAGACCCCTTTATTTTGATGCTGACGGCAAAAGGAGAAGAAATTGATCGCATCATTGGGTTGTCAACCGGGGCAGATGATTACATGGTTAAGCCCTTCAGCCCGAAGGAACTGGTCGCACGAGTCCGTGCTCTTTTGAGACGCACGCTACGCCAGGGGGGACAGAGCCAGACCTATCGAACTCAACACTTTTTCATCGATATTGACCAGCGGCTTGCCCAGCGCAATCTGGGTTCTGGTGAGATGGAACCGCTGGATCTCACAACGCTGGAGTTTGACCTGCTGGCAACCTTCATGAGTTACCCTGGACGTGTCTGGAACCGGGCACAACTGATCGATAAACTCTGGGGCAGTAATTTCTTCGGGGATGAGCGGGTGGTAGACACCCATGTTGCCCGTTTACGGAAAAAAATAGAACCAGACCCTGCCAGTCCCACATTTGTTAAAACCGTAATTGGAGTGGGCTACAAGTTTGAAGATTCAGTCGCGTAATCAATGGCAAAACTTGGCCTCCGATATCGCCTCTTTCTCTCCCATCTGGCTGTGATGATTGTGGGGTTGAGTACGCTGCTGGTGGTCAACAAGTTGTTTTCGCCGCGCCTGTTTGTCCTGCAACTAGAACAATTGGAGGGGAGCGAATTCCGGCTGTTTCGGGTGCGTCAACGGTTGGTAGAGGTGTTTGAGTTTACCTGGAGCCGGGGAGCATTCTGGTCAGTGGTGGTGGGCGGGACGGCTGCTGGCGGACTGAGTTATCTGGTAGCCAAGCGGATTATGAAGCCGTTGATTCAAATTGAGGATGTGATCCAGAAGGTGGCGGCAGGGCGGCTGGAAGAACGGTTGCCCAGTAGTGAAATTCCGGAACTGAGCCGTCTGGCATTGAGTTTTAACCACATGGCTGCAAATCTGGAGGGGGTAGAGCAGCGCCGCCGGGAACTGATTAGTGACCTGACTCATGAGCTGAGAACCCCACTGACGGTCGTGGAAGGCTACCTGGAAGGGCTGGCAGATGGCACGATCGCCCCGACTGTAGATATTTATCAACGACTGGCGAAGGAAACCACGCGCCTGCGACGGCTGGTCAACGACTTACAGGAACTTTCCCAGGCAGAGGCAGGCTACCTGCCCGTTCGCCCCCAGAAATTCGATGTTCGACCCCTCCTGAGATCCCTGGTTGATCGCTTTTCGGACCAGTTGCTGGAAGAGGGACCCACCCTCACCCTGGAATGTCCAGTTGATCTGTTACCCGCCCTG is from Leptothermofonsia sichuanensis E412 and encodes:
- a CDS encoding response regulator transcription factor, producing MEILIVEDEAEIAQLIQLYLEKEGFTCHVCRDGINALQMFQEQKPDLIILDLMIPGLDGLEVCARIRQKPGTKDPFILMLTAKGEEIDRIIGLSTGADDYMVKPFSPKELVARVRALLRRTLRQGGQSQTYRTQHFFIDIDQRLAQRNLGSGEMEPLDLTTLEFDLLATFMSYPGRVWNRAQLIDKLWGSNFFGDERVVDTHVARLRKKIEPDPASPTFVKTVIGVGYKFEDSVA
- a CDS encoding sensor histidine kinase is translated as MAKLGLRYRLFLSHLAVMIVGLSTLLVVNKLFSPRLFVLQLEQLEGSEFRLFRVRQRLVEVFEFTWSRGAFWSVVVGGTAAGGLSYLVAKRIMKPLIQIEDVIQKVAAGRLEERLPSSEIPELSRLALSFNHMAANLEGVEQRRRELISDLTHELRTPLTVVEGYLEGLADGTIAPTVDIYQRLAKETTRLRRLVNDLQELSQAEAGYLPVRPQKFDVRPLLRSLVDRFSDQLLEEGPTLTLECPVDLLPALADPERVEQVMVNLLGNALRYTDTGSITVRAWNEPGKLWIAVKDTGQGIAAKDLPHVFERFWRADRSRDRLSGGTGIGLAISRRLVELQGGTIQVESELGKGSTFRFSLPSV